The Streptococcus pantholopis genome has a segment encoding these proteins:
- the cas6e gene encoding type I-E CRISPR-associated protein Cas6/Cse3/CasE has product MYISRVEIDRNNRRKIKDLKNIESYHGWVEQSFPDEIKQEIRTRKLWRIDQLQGKQYLIIVSQEKPNLKRLEKYGVANSAQTKMYDHFLNSLKEGERMRFRLVLNPVISRTSKDNNHKRGVLMPHVTIEHQMEYLLNRSEKNGFTLREDDFSIVERGYEIFNKTNSKSIRLIKVVYEGILTVNDVELFKKALTEGVGKKKAYGFGMMTVIPVGE; this is encoded by the coding sequence ATGTATATTTCAAGAGTAGAAATCGACAGAAATAATCGGCGAAAAATTAAAGATCTAAAGAATATTGAGTCTTATCATGGCTGGGTGGAGCAAAGTTTTCCTGATGAAATTAAACAAGAAATTCGCACTAGAAAACTGTGGCGCATTGACCAATTACAAGGCAAGCAATATCTGATTATTGTAAGCCAAGAAAAACCTAATTTAAAACGACTTGAAAAGTATGGCGTAGCAAATAGTGCTCAGACTAAGATGTACGATCATTTTTTAAATTCCTTAAAAGAGGGGGAACGGATGCGGTTTCGTCTTGTCCTCAATCCAGTCATCTCTCGGACGTCGAAGGATAACAATCACAAAAGAGGTGTCCTCATGCCTCATGTTACAATTGAACATCAGATGGAATATTTACTAAATCGTTCTGAGAAAAATGGTTTTACATTGCGAGAAGATGATTTTTCGATTGTTGAAAGAGGTTATGAGATTTTTAATAAAACTAATTCAAAATCTATTAGGCTTATCAAAGTGGTTTATGAAGGAATTTTAACCGTAAATGATGTTGAGCTGTTTAAAAAGGCTTTAACAGAGGGTGTCGGTAAAAAGAAAGCTTATGGTTTTGGGATGATGACAGTTATTCCTGTAGGTGAGTAA
- the cas5e gene encoding type I-E CRISPR-associated protein Cas5/CasD — protein MKTILLKLAGPLQSWGTSSHFETRHTDFYPSKSAVIGLIAASLGYLRDEEEKLQRLNDLDFAVRVDQQGKLLRDYHTAKKYKSNGEFERTYVTNRYYLEDAVFIIAISHKDDVLMSTIEEGLKNPYFQLFMGRRSLPLNADFLLKMTSDSALDSLKQVEWQASEWFMKKHSRESSFSLEIYADNYLLEKEAYQLRQDRVISFSQKARKFGFRYETRDYVTVLNPMAKENETEHDVFGSIGDG, from the coding sequence ATGAAAACCATTTTATTAAAACTGGCTGGTCCTTTACAATCGTGGGGAACCAGTTCACATTTTGAGACTAGGCATACAGATTTTTATCCGTCAAAAAGTGCGGTGATTGGATTGATTGCTGCCAGTCTTGGCTACCTCAGAGATGAGGAAGAGAAGCTTCAGCGGTTAAATGATTTGGATTTTGCTGTTCGGGTAGATCAGCAAGGTAAACTATTACGGGATTATCATACTGCGAAAAAGTATAAAAGCAATGGGGAGTTTGAAAGAACTTATGTAACCAATCGCTATTATTTAGAAGATGCTGTGTTTATCATTGCCATTTCGCATAAAGATGATGTATTGATGTCAACTATTGAAGAAGGTTTGAAAAATCCATACTTTCAGCTTTTTATGGGAAGACGAAGTCTTCCATTGAATGCTGACTTTCTTTTGAAAATGACATCCGATAGTGCCCTAGACAGTTTGAAACAAGTGGAATGGCAAGCTTCCGAATGGTTCATGAAAAAACACTCTAGGGAATCTAGTTTTAGCTTAGAAATTTATGCAGATAACTACCTGTTAGAGAAAGAAGCCTACCAGCTACGGCAGGACAGAGTTATATCATTTTCTCAAAAGGCAAGAAAATTCGGCTTTCGCTACGAGACAAGAGATTATGTCACTGTTCTCAATCCCATGGCCAAAGAAAATGAAACAGAACATGATGTTTTTGGCAGTATAGGAGATGGATAA
- the cas7e gene encoding type I-E CRISPR-associated protein Cas7/Cse4/CasC, whose translation MTTNQHLFLDIHAIQTLPPSNINRDDTGSPKTAQYGGVRRARVSSQSWKRAIRKYFSDNSEQNNIGVRTKDIVRYVADKIIGLDSSIVDEDALNKANKILHDGAGIKTKDFKAKALFFLSDVQAKKLAQAAIDNITDKKELKKIMKSTPAVDIALFGRMVADDPSLNEDASSQVAHAISTHAVQTEFDFYTAVDDLAPENNAGAGMLGTIEFNSSTLYRYANVAVHDLMKQLGDKESLVNSLSLFIEAFVKSLPTGKVTSFANQTLPQALVVTLRNDRPISLVSAFEKPVKSTEGYVVQSIEKLANEFVKVEKFVNKPMLTFYITLEDVEELKNIEGIEKNSVSELLSDFSKEVSQLI comes from the coding sequence ATGACAACTAACCAACACTTATTTTTAGACATTCATGCTATTCAAACACTTCCACCATCAAATATTAACAGAGATGATACAGGAAGCCCTAAAACAGCTCAATATGGCGGTGTCAGACGTGCCAGAGTTAGTTCGCAATCGTGGAAGAGAGCAATTAGAAAGTATTTTTCTGATAATAGTGAACAAAACAATATTGGTGTGAGAACTAAGGATATCGTTAGATATGTAGCAGATAAGATTATTGGACTGGATTCATCAATTGTTGATGAAGATGCTTTGAACAAAGCTAATAAGATTTTACACGATGGAGCAGGGATTAAGACTAAAGACTTTAAAGCAAAAGCATTATTCTTTTTAAGTGATGTTCAAGCCAAAAAATTAGCTCAAGCTGCAATTGATAATATTACTGACAAAAAAGAATTGAAAAAAATCATGAAATCCACTCCAGCTGTTGATATCGCTCTATTTGGCCGAATGGTGGCAGATGATCCATCTTTGAATGAAGACGCTTCATCACAGGTTGCTCACGCCATTTCGACACATGCCGTGCAGACGGAATTTGACTTCTATACGGCAGTGGATGATTTAGCTCCCGAAAATAATGCGGGAGCCGGAATGCTGGGAACGATTGAGTTTAACTCCTCAACTTTATACCGTTATGCCAATGTAGCTGTTCACGACTTGATGAAGCAGCTAGGTGATAAGGAAAGTCTCGTTAATTCTTTAAGTCTGTTTATTGAAGCCTTTGTTAAGTCTCTTCCGACAGGGAAGGTAACATCATTTGCCAATCAAACATTACCGCAAGCTCTGGTTGTGACGTTGAGAAATGACCGTCCAATTAGTCTTGTCAGTGCCTTTGAAAAACCGGTGAAATCAACAGAAGGCTATGTGGTTCAATCCATTGAAAAATTAGCAAATGAATTCGTTAAGGTAGAGAAGTTTGTCAATAAACCAATGCTGACCTTCTATATTACTTTGGAAGATGTAGAAGAATTAAAAAACATTGAAGGTATTGAAAAGAATTCTGTATCCGAACTGTTGAGTGATTTTTCTAAAGAAGTGTCACAGTTAATTTAA
- the casB gene encoding type I-E CRISPR-associated protein Cse2/CasB has protein sequence MPEQKKVKVASTTSKILIKLSKQKNTSSGKAMLARLRQSIGKPISETVAVWPILFEDLPEEFLGCNGHTSYEEWAILTTLQLYALHQQSLSYSVLAGDENKYQNIGCSFRQLRQGEDTTALDRRFNVTTTSSTFEELVYHLRHLITLLKSKSPETKVAYAKLSEDLYWFLRGYQERVRLSWARDYYKRNFKGEKDNDN, from the coding sequence ATGCCAGAACAAAAGAAAGTAAAGGTTGCTTCAACAACGAGTAAAATTCTAATAAAATTAAGTAAGCAAAAGAATACATCATCAGGAAAAGCTATGTTGGCAAGATTGCGTCAATCTATTGGAAAGCCAATCAGTGAGACAGTGGCTGTTTGGCCTATTTTGTTTGAAGATTTACCAGAGGAATTTTTAGGATGTAATGGACATACTAGCTATGAAGAATGGGCTATTTTGACCACACTACAACTCTATGCCTTGCATCAACAAAGTCTATCTTACAGCGTACTTGCTGGAGACGAAAATAAGTATCAAAATATTGGCTGTTCATTTAGACAGCTTCGTCAAGGTGAGGATACGACAGCACTAGACAGAAGATTTAATGTCACAACAACATCATCGACATTTGAAGAATTAGTTTATCATTTAAGACATCTAATCACCTTATTAAAATCAAAATCACCTGAAACCAAGGTGGCTTATGCCAAGTTATCAGAAGATCTATATTGGTTTTTAAGAGGTTATCAGGAAAGAGTCCGCTTATCTTGGGCAAGGGACTACTATAAACGCAATTTTAAAGGAGAAAAAGACAATGACAACTAA